GATGGTACAGGCCGTTTAATCCTCACAGCCGTCACCTCCCGGTCACTGTCTTCCTGCTCGAGCTTGTCCTCTGCTTCCCCATAGCCACTGTCCTGGGCATCCAGGCTGTCATCACGGCACTTAAGGAGCAGCTCTTCCTTGGCCCCATCTTTGTCCTCTTCTTCCATCTTCTCCCAGCCCTTGGTCAGCTCTGATACCACGTTTGAACACTTTCTCCTTATGGTTGAAGGTAATTTGCTGCTAAGAATTTTGTCAACAGCACTTGGTTCTTCTTTGAGTTTGGTCATCTCGGAGCTGCTGTTGTTGTTCTCGTATCTTTCACTGAGGAGGCTGACATCGCCCCCTCGTTCATAGGCTTTGCTGACAACTGTTTTGGTCACTTCTTTGCTTTTAATGCTGAACATTTTGAGGGCTTCATCTGAttcccttgattttttttcagcatctctTATTGTCACCGATTTCTTTGCTAAGGATTTTTCATCATCTTTTTCTTGGTCCCTCTTGACAGATGGAATTTGCCATTTTTGAAAGGAACTTTCTTGTACAGGCTGAGCTGATGAGCTTTCTGCAGTGGGGACCCATCCAGAGGGCTCTTGCTCTTGCTTTATGTGATGGTCAGATGCCCACTGCTGCCAGCCTCGTGCCAAGCTGAAGACCTGGCTGGCCATTCGGATCTTGTGGACAGCCCTTTTCACAGGAGCGGTGCTCGGCTTTTCTTCAGGAGCCATGTTGCTGTCTGCTGCCATCCTGGCTTCTCCCCTTCTTATGCTCAGTACCTTCTGAATGGACTTCCTGAAGTGAATAATGCCCTCTGAAGCGGGGCACGCAGATTTAAATAGAAGCAGGAGCAGTTGATGCCCGTGGAAAATATGTGAAACGCTTCTCACAGAGATATAGTATCCTCACTGTTGCAGAGGTCTTTTTTTAAAACGTGGGGTTACATTTCATCACAGCAGATGAATGATGCATGATGTAAACAGCGTGACACAGACCTGCTCTGGAAATAGCGGGAAAGTAACAGGTCCTTTAGTCCCCCGCCCCGGGACTGCTGAATTCCCAGTTTGTTGGCAAGGGTCGTGTTCTTCTGCAAATGCTGCACTTGGGTTAGAGATCCTGATTGCAGGGACTGAAAATGCTAAATGTGAAGTGTTGTCAGTTGCTAACAACTTTGGCCAGAGTGGATACGCCTTATCATCACAAGAAAATAGTGGTCCTTGTCATGGAGTGTGAAGCCAGAAGCAAGTTATAACTGAGAAATTTTAGAGGTATTTCCTAAAAACGTACTAGGTGACTTTTTCTTATTGCTTGTGTGTCTGAGGAAATCGAGgtttgttaattttttaaaaggtatttaTGTGTTCTCTTCCCATTCATTATCTATTAATGTCTCTCTCTTTAGAACATACCTTCAGGGGGGCCTGGGAACACTATCGTGTTTAGTGTCAGCACTAAGGAAGAGGGAATCACTATGTCTGAGGATCAGTGTAGTGAGTCTGACTTGATCAGATGGATGAATAATCTCCAAGTTTTAgggctttgaaaaataaaataataacctGTTTAATTTCTCACTGCTTTTCAAGAGAGTTATATACAGCATAATTATGTTTACTGTGTACAGTATagaaaaaatcagtttttctgGGAAACCTTGTGATTTCTTCATTCCAGAGGGCTTCCTAAAGTATATTCATATTTGAATTTGTAAAATTGTTTAATGAATTGATACATCCATTGTTGAATGGTAataaacaaacatttttctgaGATGTAGTCCTATGATATCTTATGTCTTAGTATAATGTTTCCTAAATAGGAACGGAAAATGTCATTGCTTTTTTGATCCATCATACCTTGCAAAATACAGGATGACCTGTGGCACTTGCCATGTGGTGCACTGAGGCACACTGAACTTCAAGGAATTCTGTTGGCTTTGTTGGTGTTACATCAGAGATAAATATGGACTCTTGtactctgccttttttttaatcttctgtcTGTTAAAGGCTGGGCTGTTTTAAGAAGGTCAGATCATATTTAGCCCTTGATTAACACAGTAAGACTACATCATACCTTTGACTTCCATGTAGAATTCCTCATTAATCTGTGGAGTAATTTCCTCTTCAAAACTGATGACAAAATGTTAGTGTTGCTATTAGGTATTTACTCatgcttttattttagaaagaaatgtATCACCTCTGTGTACTGTACAGTCTCAGCTATTGCCCATTGCATCATAGCTGTGAGATGACATTGTGAGATGTACCCATATGACTTGATTAAGGAGCATGTGTTACCAAACATTTATTTTGGAGTCATTTTAAGTCTGATCAGGAATGGGACCTCCTTGTGCTTAAAATTAACATGTCTATGCATGCATGCACGCATGCATGTTCATACATAGGTTTGTTCCCTAAAATACAAGGAAGAGGCAAGTGAAAGAAAATCATGCACATGCAGAATAGGAGCATTACACCAGTTCATGATGTCATTCTGAGTGGTCTCTGGAATGTAAGGGTGGCTGAGGCTTTAAGAATGAGCTGAAAGCTAAATACATAAGGGGAAGGGCCAAGGAAGGACTGCAGTGAAACAAGTGAGTGTGGAAGGACAATCCTGGAGTGTAAGGCAGGGTCAGCTCCACCTCCATGTGTCCTGGATCCTGTTTTACCTGCTCTTAAAGACTAGCAGCAGTAGGTACTCCCCACTGTCTAGGCAATCTATTCCCCTGGTTAACTGGCTGTATTTTGCAACCAAAGCCCTCTGCTCAGTTTGTTACTGCCAATACCCTTGAAGTTCTCAAACCTTTTTTCTCTCATACAATATTTGCAAGTAATTGTATTGAAATTTGTGGcactgaaaaataattacattccTGAGGAATGTTTAGAAATTACAGTACATTTCAAAGATGTTGTTAATAAAGAGactcctgttttttttctaacaGACTTGACCTTGGCATACTGGTCATAGTCCCACAGACTTAATGCTTACATAGTTTAGATAAATGACAATGAAAGGTTACAGACTAATGAAAACCACTAAGATTACAGATCTAAACTACTATTAAATCTATATTGCACAACAATATGTTAAACAAATGTTTGGTTAAAATTGGTCACTATATTAAGCTGAAGTGTTATCACAGATTTGTCCAAAGTGTCAGTGAAACTTTGATACAATTATTTGGAGGATAACTATCTTTATGATGCTTAATTTTAGTGTGTACAATGATGTTGTCTTGAATGTGTTGAATGATGTCTCATTCTATATGGTACTGCTGACAGCAAGAAGTTAATTATAAATTATGTTTGAATCACCCAGTGATATTCATACTTTGGGGGTTGTTTACTTTGCAGATGTTTTATTGCTATAAGACTAGAATTTATTACTTCatgatttaaaatttttattcttaatgAAATAACTAGCCAAGGTTACATTTCTGCAGGTAATCTCCCTACTGTGACTTCTACAAGCCAATATCCAGCCCTAAAGGAACAGGTATGTTTTAGGCAGGCTGGACCTGAACCACATTTTCTATGTGTCTTCCATACATCACAAGGTCAAAAAATATACTCCAAATGCACAGCAAGGCTTGGTGAGGGTGACTGTCACAGGCTTTCACAAGTTCAGAAACTATCCTTAAGGCCAGAGTTGAGGGACCGTTTCTTGAAGAAGAAAGTATTTACTTTGATGAGCAAGCTTGACACATGCTGAGGTTGTAAACTCCCTTGTCCTTCAGCCTGGCTGCCTACACTTCTGGGATTTAATCTCTTTGACACCTTTAGACAAGTCTGCACATGTCCCTAAAACCTTGTTGCTGCTTGTGGATTGCTGCATTTCACATAATACCTCTGACTTCCTGAATCCAAAGTTGTGAAGGACCAGCTGAGGGGTTGCCAATGTCAGAGGTAAAAGTTGGGATGTTTTTCCTGtgtggtggtttggttttgttttccctctggatggattttttcctgtgtagttataaactatttaaaaatcctttaattttctctttgctgtAGAACATTAACAGTCTCTGGGAGACCAGTTTGCCATCAAATTTTTTTGGTTTCATTTAAGCaggattaattttaaaagtaggACTGTATCCTTCATACATATCTTTACCTTGTCAGATTTTGACATAAGTTATTCAATGTTTTTGATGCCAAGGAATTTAATTTTGAACCAATTGTAAGTGTATGAAAGATGCTGTCTTCCTCCCCAGAGGCAGTGGTGAATAACGAGAACAAGATGTGTTTCTTAAGTATAACCAGCTGCCATTATCAGGACTCTCAGAAATTCTTTTCACCGTGACACAGTTACAGTACGCTGTGTCATAACGCCATAGGTTGCCAGTTATCACAGGAAACCTGGGA
This genomic interval from Aphelocoma coerulescens isolate FSJ_1873_10779 chromosome 2, UR_Acoe_1.0, whole genome shotgun sequence contains the following:
- the ABRA gene encoding actin-binding Rho-activating protein, giving the protein MAADSNMAPEEKPSTAPVKRAVHKIRMASQVFSLARGWQQWASDHHIKQEQEPSGWVPTAESSSAQPVQESSFQKWQIPSVKRDQEKDDEKSLAKKSVTIRDAEKKSRESDEALKMFSIKSKEVTKTVVSKAYERGGDVSLLSERYENNNSSSEMTKLKEEPSAVDKILSSKLPSTIRRKCSNVVSELTKGWEKMEEEDKDGAKEELLLKCRDDSLDAQDSGYGEAEDKLEQEDSDREVTAVRIKRPVPSLASRLGEEARSNARRRCSAVHSLKDRWQEWADQHIITQKLNPFSEEFDPELAMSTRLHKGDEGYGHPKEGTKTAERAKRAEEHIHREIRDMCFIIESMARPRPDGKIQVTFGELFDRYVRISDKVVGILMRARKHGLVDFEGEMLWQGRDDNVIITLLK